In Arthrobacter citreus, a single genomic region encodes these proteins:
- a CDS encoding phage holin family protein: protein MEGITSISLVSIVGNYWYIAIAMILFDIITGYLAAAAEKKINSSVNYIGMIRKVGLFVTLAFMVFMDTYTASKGYLIKIGVGLIMAYEGTSIIENLSRIGIDIRFLTKYFDKNKVNKKGE, encoded by the coding sequence ATGGAAGGAATAACTAGTATAAGTCTAGTTAGTATTGTAGGGAACTATTGGTATATTGCGATAGCGATGATTTTATTCGATATTATTACAGGATATTTAGCTGCAGCAGCAGAGAAAAAGATCAATTCCTCAGTTAATTACATAGGGATGATTCGTAAAGTAGGCTTATTTGTAACTCTTGCTTTTATGGTCTTCATGGATACCTATACAGCCTCAAAAGGCTACTTAATCAAAATTGGAGTAGGTTTAATTATGGCATACGAAGGAACAAGTATCATAGAAAACTTGTCGAGAATTGGAATTGATATCAGATTTTTAACAAAGTATTTCGATAAAAACAAAGTGAATAAGAAAGGTGAGTAG
- a CDS encoding phage tail protein: MIKILNKSLKTIARLENAYGISYEKTFNQLWTADFTLPFDDPKRKHCESLNYVEVENDGKYIGLFRIIPSLTQKNESNNSITYQMEHVLATLLDDVLFQYNQLSGYTTKQALVQLINNQTTKHWQIGQVDFARGFDYSWENENLLSAIFSIPTPFDVPYQWTWDTTYCPWTLNLVEPESTVTCEIRQGKNLRGIEIEEDPTVIFNRIYGLGNGEGVNQLTFQKINNGLPYVQDSASIAKYGLRSYIFVDKRFEDAESLLATCNGLLESWKLPKLTIRGSAADISKITGSRIDQLNMGKIVRLIHSDLGVIEQRILKESKSDMTGNPGDVQLEIANLTDDISTSTTDLERRQQINELYSQGATNIDSHNYTDNCDQDNPAVIRFYLPDDLVNVNELKLYYETDNFRTYGKATKGGGGTTQTSSSGGGTSTTTSSGGGTTATTSAKTFVQLNVISGVPQNAVGTANYGNHLHEVQIPGSPFTHDHSVTIPNHSHSVTIPNHSHELTIPNHTHDIQHGIYKLPDLPTNVDVKVDGNTLPNKDISGSDIDLIPYLSKDSDGKINRGQWHEVTITPNNLGRINANIISRLFIQSRVGGTY, translated from the coding sequence ATGATAAAAATTTTAAATAAATCCTTAAAAACGATTGCTCGACTTGAAAATGCATACGGTATTAGTTATGAGAAGACGTTTAACCAATTATGGACAGCAGATTTTACTTTACCTTTCGATGATCCAAAACGGAAACATTGTGAATCGTTAAATTATGTTGAGGTTGAAAATGATGGCAAGTATATTGGTTTATTTAGAATAATTCCTTCTCTGACACAAAAAAATGAATCAAATAACAGTATTACTTATCAAATGGAACATGTTTTAGCGACACTATTAGACGATGTATTATTTCAATACAATCAACTGAGTGGATATACAACTAAACAAGCATTAGTTCAACTTATAAATAATCAAACAACTAAGCATTGGCAAATAGGTCAAGTCGACTTTGCTAGAGGTTTTGATTATTCATGGGAGAATGAGAATTTATTATCTGCTATATTTTCAATACCTACACCCTTCGATGTGCCTTATCAATGGACATGGGATACAACTTATTGTCCTTGGACATTAAATTTAGTTGAGCCTGAATCGACTGTAACTTGTGAAATAAGACAAGGAAAGAACTTAAGAGGTATTGAGATTGAAGAAGATCCAACGGTCATATTTAATCGAATTTATGGCCTTGGTAATGGTGAAGGTGTAAACCAACTTACATTCCAAAAAATAAACAATGGTTTGCCATATGTTCAAGATTCAGCTTCAATTGCTAAGTATGGTTTAAGATCATATATTTTTGTAGATAAGAGATTTGAAGATGCTGAATCATTGTTAGCTACATGCAATGGCTTACTTGAATCCTGGAAACTTCCTAAGTTAACTATTCGTGGTTCTGCAGCAGATATTTCTAAAATTACAGGTAGTCGTATTGATCAACTAAATATGGGGAAAATTGTACGTTTAATTCACTCTGATTTAGGAGTTATTGAACAAAGGATACTAAAAGAATCTAAGAGTGATATGACAGGTAATCCTGGTGATGTCCAACTAGAAATTGCTAATTTAACAGATGATATATCAACAAGTACTACAGATTTGGAAAGAAGACAACAAATCAATGAATTATACTCACAAGGCGCTACAAACATCGATTCTCATAACTATACGGATAATTGCGACCAAGACAATCCAGCAGTTATCCGTTTTTATTTGCCTGACGATTTAGTAAATGTAAATGAACTGAAATTGTATTATGAGACTGATAACTTTAGAACGTATGGGAAAGCCACAAAAGGTGGAGGAGGTACTACACAAACTAGTTCTTCAGGCGGAGGAACAAGTACGACAACTTCTTCAGGTGGCGGTACTACAGCAACGACTAGTGCAAAAACTTTTGTCCAATTAAATGTAATATCTGGTGTTCCGCAAAACGCAGTTGGGACTGCGAACTATGGGAACCATTTACATGAGGTTCAGATTCCAGGAAGTCCTTTTACACATGATCATAGTGTTACAATTCCTAATCATAGCCATTCGGTTACAATACCTAACCACTCACATGAATTGACCATTCCTAATCATACTCACGATATTCAACATGGCATATATAAACTTCCTGATTTACCTACCAATGTTGATGTTAAAGTTGACGGTAATACATTGCCAAATAAAGATATAAGTGGTTCGGATATTGATTTAATACCTTACCTATCTAAGGATAGTGATGGGAAAATTAATAGAGGTCAGTGGCATGAAGTTACAATTACACCGAATAATTTAGGTAGGATTAACGCTAACATTATTTCTAGATTATTTATACAGAGTAGAGTAGGAGGTACATATTAA